From one Mytilus galloprovincialis chromosome 13, xbMytGall1.hap1.1, whole genome shotgun sequence genomic stretch:
- the LOC143057509 gene encoding uncharacterized protein LOC143057509 produces MPTGTHGFSLNGFLGNKGLSINDNLEDLVITQIMNHLGITDNLQSPQCVVAGSTWVNECPRSVQLPTFSGQISCRLLKSCTAIDCCFTVAFLKRNFHVQLDIDSCKRNILFTIEKLKFEYSSLKFQWGVKDTLKLGTAVYLDYSLDNMEDEKQFKVSLNISVQFNPGEIMFHWIILQDSPLPKIPCDWNTGFNIEGDLF; encoded by the exons ATGCCTACTGGCACACATG GATTTTCTTTGAATGGTTTCCTTGGTAACAAAGGGTTATCAATAAATGATAATCTGGAAGATCTTGTCATTACTCAGATCATGAACCATTTGGGGATAACAGATAATCTACAAAGTCCTCAATGTGTTGTGGCAGGAAGCACCTGGGTGAATG aatgTCCTCGTTCTGTGCAGTTGCCAACATTTTCTGGACAAATTTCCTGTAGACTTTTAAAGAGTTGTACAGCAATTGATTGTTGTTTCACTGTTGCCTTCTTGAAAAGAAATTTCCATGTCCAGTTAGATATTGATTCCTGCAAaagaaacattttatttacaattgagaAACTGAAGTTTGAATATTCTTCTCTTAAGTTCCAGTGGG GAGTAAAAGACACATTAAAGCTAGGCACAGCTGTTTATTTAGA TTACAGTTTGGACAATATGGaggatgaaaaacagttcaaagTCAGCCTGAACATTAGTGTACAGTTTAatccaggggagataatgttcCATTGGATTATACTACAGGATTCACCTCTTCCTAAGATACCATGTGACTGGAATACTGGTTTTAATATTGAAGGTGATTTATTTTGA
- the LOC143057510 gene encoding uncharacterized protein LOC143057510 → MDDNKYCFPENGLQVLNQHEIPICSRNFTGLIPDFNPKKWLEDVDIDFTKGLKDAAVNFILEQLKLTDFFSGPKCDVERAPYRPSVQGWNNQCPLSMFNRPDLGDLIACHITETCTGIDCCANIPFFGLTVQPFFVLDPCDYKISYGINTENVTKSLFDYEWGKTERISLANDVIIFEFSVKKPPNLKKFILDLAVKVCLTDKSNCFPNVKVFDNTEIPQLVCDMEATIDLKDFSLTDWADNLGVNTTGLMQTSYIRLLLQQLGLDTLLKSPPCSHGDDLYYSSSNGWKNDCPAITALPELPESLVCYVPDYCTGIDCCYNFDFLKLSLNINLYIDTCNYQIRGRIETLEFEINFFDYTWGDVKEERLQEIFRIKFKIDKLTDQKKFIVDLDFSICLEKNVCEPTLKIFKEQLIPQPLCDMEMDFKSLNISLFDWMGNKGLGIGESLTSALANQLMEYLGLKPFLNEVPCDRNEIPYKDAVDGWNTTACPVNMTLPKIQSTISCTLPDYCTGVTCCVEVGKIRKSFTVYANIDGCNLKLSFGIEKRHFEFPLINYKWESGWR, encoded by the exons ATGGATGATAATAAGTATTGCTTCCCAGAAAATGGTCTTCAGGTTTTAAATCAGCATGAAATTCCAATTTGTTCCAGAAATTTTACAGGTTTGATTCCAG ATTTCAATCCTAAGAAATGGTTAGAAGATGTCGACATTGATTTCACAAAAGGTTTAAAAGATGCTGCAGTCAATTTTATCCTTGAACAGCTAAAACTCACTGATTTCTTTAGTGGTCCAAAGTGTGATGTTGAAAGAGCCCCTTATAGACCAAGTGTTCAGGGATGGAATAATC AATGTCCCTTGAGTATGTTTAACCGCCCTGATTTAGGAGACCTAATAGCATGCCACATTACAGAAACCTGCACTGGAATTGATTGCTGTGCCAATATCCCTTTCTTTGGACTGACAGTCCAACCATTCTTTGTGTTGGATCCTTGTGACTACAAGATATCATATGGAATCAATACTGAAAATGTGACAAAATCACTCTTTGACTATGAATGGG GAAAGACTGAAAGAATATCATTAGCTAATGATGTCATCATATTTGA GTTTTCTGTTAAGAAGCCACCAAATTTGAAGAAGTTCATTCTTGATTTGGCTGTAAAAGTCTGTCTTACTGATAAATCTAACTGCTTTCCCAACGTGAAAGTATTTGACAACACAGAGATTCCTCAGCTTGTGTGTGATATGGAAGCTACTATTGATCTGAAAG ACTTTTCTTTAACGGATTGGGCAGACAACTTAGGAGTTAATACCACAGGTTTGATGCAGACATCTTACATCAGACTTTTGCTACAACAGCTTGGACTGGATACCCTTTTGAAGTCTCCACCATGTAGTCATGGAGATGATTTGTATTACAGTTCTTCAAATGGCTGGAAAAATG attgtCCAGCAATTACAGCATTACCAGAATTGCCAGAGTCCCTTGTCTGTTATGTACCAGATTACTGTACAGGAATAGATTGTTGTTATAACTTTGACTTCCTAAAATTGTCACTGAACATTAACTTATACATAGATACCTGTAACTACCAGATAAGAGGCAGGATTGAAACACTAGAGTTCGAAATTAATTTCTTTGATTATACTTGGG GTGATGTCAAAGAAGAAAGGTTACAGGAAATTTTCAGAATAAA ATTCAAAATTGACAAGCTGACTGACCAGAAGAAGTTTATAGTAGATTTGGACTTCAGTATTTGCCTTGAGAAAAATGTGTGTGAACCAACACTGAAAATCTTCAAAGAACAACTGATTCCACAGCCTCTATGTGATATGGAAATGGACTTTAAATCACTAA ATATATCCTTGTTTGATTGGATGGGAAACAAAGGTTTAGGAATTGGAGAAAGTTTAACATCAGCACTTGCAAATCAACTGATGGAATATTTGGGTTTAAAGCCTTTTCTGAATGAAGTTCCATGTGATAGGAATGAAATACCATATAAAGATGCAGTTGATGGTTGGAACACAACAG CTTGTCCTGTAAATATGACTTTACCTAAGATACAAAGTACCATAAGCTGTACACTACCAGATTACTGTACAGGAGTTACTTGTTGTGTTGAGGTTGGAAAAATTAGAAAATCATTCACTGTGTATGCAAACATTGATGGCTGCAATTTGAAATTGTCTTTTGGAATTGAGAAAAGGCATTTTGAATTTCCATTGATCAATTATAAATGGG AAAGTGGTTGGAGGTAA